Part of the Cryptosporangium arvum DSM 44712 genome, GCGGAGCGCAGCGGCGCGGAGAAGCCGAGGAACTCCATCGAGAGGTCTTCGGCCTCGGCCAGGGTGGCCGGCACGAGCCGGACGACCGTGCGCCCGCCGAGCACGGGGTGCTGGTACGAGCGGGCGAGCTGGACGTCGACGCTCACGCCGCCTCCTCCTTCTCCACGACGCGGCCGGCGTACAGGGTGGCGGCCATCCGGTGCCCCTCCGACCAGGCCACCGGGCCGACCTCGCCGAGCGGCAGCGCGACCCCGTCCGGCCGGGTGAAGATCAGGTCACCGGTTTCGGTCTCGTAGTAGGGGTCCTCGGCGCCGACCCACGAGCGGGCTTCGACCACCGAGTCGTTCTCGAACACGCGGCAGACCGCGTAGCCGCCGCGGACCCGAAAACCGGCCTGCGCGGCCCTGGCCGTGAGGTGGCGCAGCTCCGCGTACCGGCCGCCGGCGTAGGCGGAGATGCGGGTGGCCGCCGGATCGACCTCGGCCGGGCGGGCCCAGACCTCTCGGAACAGCTGGTCGATCGATTGCGTGAACTCGAGGTCGGCCGCGAACTCGCGCAGATCGTCGATGTCGTCGAGCAGGACGGGGTGGGGGATCAGCAGCTGATCGGCGTCGAGGCGGACGGTGTCACCGTCGAGGTCGACGATGCCGACGCCTTTCTCGCCCGCGTCGCGCAGGAAACCCACCTGGGCGCCGTCGGGGGTGGTGACGACGAGGTTGCGGGCGGCGGCCGCCCAGACGTCGTCGGCCCAGACCTCGGCCAGCAGCACGGCGGGAACCGGGAGCGAGCGGACCATCCACCGCTCGACGTCGGCCCGGCACTGGGCT contains:
- a CDS encoding DUF4132 domain-containing protein, with the translated sequence MGWLAVSGGYEVTLDGDTLVCRNAAGKTLRSVPKAIREDPVTVGLRQLTEWLKRHEAQCRADVERWMVRSLPVPAVLLAEVWADDVWAAAARNLVVTTPDGAQVGFLRDAGEKGVGIVDLDGDTVRLDADQLLIPHPVLLDDIDDLREFAADLEFTQSIDQLFREVWARPAEVDPAATRISAYAGGRYAELRHLTARAAQAGFRVRGGYAVCRVFENDSVVEARSWVGAEDPYYETETGDLIFTRPDGVALPLGEVGPVAWSEGHRMAATLYAGRVVEKEEAA